A region of the Campylobacter subantarcticus LMG 24377 genome:
TTTTAAAAGCAATAAACGATTTAAGAAAATCCAATATATCAGAATGGGAAGCTAAAAAAGCAGTCATTTTAGAGCTTTTTGATAAGGGTGCAAGCATCCCACAATATACACTAGACAATCTAGAAACTTATCTTAGTGATTTAGAGCAAGAGTATTGGGATGATAGGGCAGTATATGCAGGCAGAAGCATAAAAAATAGCGATGAATATGAGCTATTTAATATACTTTCAAGATTAAATGCAGCAAAAAGCAAGAAAAAATCACTTGATGGACTTTTTAAGATCGCAAAAAGCAAGGGTGTTACACATACTCCAAAAAACAAAGCCGAGCTTGTAAAATTAGTCAAAGATAAAAATATTTATTTGGGTGATATTGATATTAGCAATATTACAAATTTTAAAAACCTATTTAAAAAAAGCAAACGAAGAGAT
Encoded here:
- a CDS encoding DUF285 domain-containing protein is translated as MQDLDSQLLKAINDLRKSNISEWEAKKAVILELFDKGASIPQYTLDNLETYLSDLEQEYWDDRAVYAGRSIKNSDEYELFNILSRLNAAKSKKKSLDGLFKIAKSKGVTHTPKNKAELVKLVKDKNIYLGDIDISNITNFKNLFKKSKRRDFSGIEIWDVSNVTDMSSMFEGCENFNGDLSKWNISNVTKYI